DNA from Xiphophorus maculatus strain JP 163 A chromosome 6, X_maculatus-5.0-male, whole genome shotgun sequence:
AATTAATACCCATTaatcaaaaactgaaagaaaaaaacaaaacaagaaagggattaattttgttgtttttttttttaagtgaactcTCTGGGCTCAATAAATGTGCGACATTGTAAAAAGGCGACGCCTTTGGATGAAGCTGTACAGATGCGTTCACTGTAGGCCACACAACCGATGATATGGCAAAGTCAACAGAAAGACGTCTTGCTCTTCCAGGCCTCGTCGtcgtttgttttcttttttctttttggagcCGGAGCGAAGGGATATGGCCGGCGTACGCGACACCAGTCTACAAGATGAACTTCCCGAAGAAAAATCCGATGAAGATGGCTGCTATGACGACGAGGAGGGAGGGCAGGAAGGCGGCGCTGGTTTCTCGGCCGACGATGTTGGTCGAGTTTGATGTCATGTGGTCTGGGCGCGGCTGCATCTTTCTCATCCTCATTCCCTCGTCCTGCAAGAAGCAACAAAGCCTCAGCCATCAAGACGTTAGCAACCGCGATCTGATGCGTCGTAATGCTGCGAAGACGCTTCAGGTTGACACTTGATATTTTACTTGTGCCGCGCGTTGGGAAGTCCGTTGTTTTCCATCGCCTGTCTGTTTGTACAATGGCGGACGAAATTGAGAGAGAGACACCAAAAGCTTCTGTAATCAGAGCCTCAGGTGTCTTTGCTTAACATTTTGggttcaatttttatttaataaacaactGCAACAGCTGATAACGGCTCGACGTGCATTGGAGCCtgttgcctttttttccccctccccccaAGTAGATCTGAACAATGGAAGATGCAAATGAGAGAGCGGCACCAAAAGCTTCTGCAATCATAACAGAGGCTCCCCGGATATCTCTGcttaacattttgtgttaaatttttattgaacaaacaacAGCTTGACGCATGTTGGAGTctcttgcctttttttcttctcccagtCACTTTAAACAATGGCGGACGAAATATTGAGtgtcttggttttatttactgaaataaacaggACGTCGGCATCTTTGAATTTACCAGATAATTCAGATGTGACGAGGGTCGCCATCAACGCCGTTTTCGTCTCAGGTCGTCATACCCTATCCGTATGACGACCTGCTAACCCGCATCAGTGCCTGCATCTCCTGACAACAACTACGTCACGAAGCAGAGTCTCTCTGATTGGTCAACACGTGTCAAACACTTGAAACGCTTCAACGCGTCCACATAGACTCTGGATGTAAACCAGACACTCAAATCGCGATCGGTCTGAACGCAGCATTAGAGCACCAGCAACCAACCAAACGTCAAAACACaataattaacttttattaaCTTATCTGTTGCAGCATCTAATTACATTGAAACTGAACACCATCCCTTTATTAATAGTTTACTACTACCATTACATCCTTAAAGCTGCGGGGCTTATTTGTTTAAACCGACCAGGTTGTAACAATATAGTATGACAGacaatctgaaaacatttgagctcctctgccttctcccagcactgactagaaacaaccaatcagagccaggaggcgggtcttagcgctgtcaatcaacatcACGGACTGGCTGTTGAATGTGCTAACAGAGGAGAACCGACTTACAGTCAtgatacaggtcttaaatttgatcCAGAATggcattaaatgttttaaatgtgggtttgtgaaacctgcagaaactctgCCATTTAAAACCTGATGATGCAATAAAAAGGATTCCTGCTTTTTATTGTAGAAAATTACAAACTTTTCCAGATTGAATCCTCAGCCAGTTTTTAAAGCATACAGACTTCATCTCCAGCAGCCGGTTCTGTATGTTCTTAGCATAACGGACCCACCCAGTGACTAACTGTGGCGTGaacttttattattctgcttctCAATGAGCTGGGACTTTATCTTTGTCTTGGTACGTGGCTAACCTTtataaacaggtttttaaaagtcttttcaaCATGTCTGACCTTCAGTTGCCTGTTTTCCTCGCTGAGCTTGTTTATGTCCGACTGCAGCCTCTTGCACTTCTCCAGCAGCTTCTTCACCTCCATGTCGTCTCCCACGGCAGCTGCAGCCGTTGGCTCGGACTTTAGGGAGTTTATCACTGGGGCCGCTCGCGTCACTTCCACGTCGTTCTGCcccacagaggaggaggaaaagcaTGACTGAGGAGAAATCCAGCATGGCCAGACTCAACCCGTTAGATCCCACCGATACGCCAGAGAAAGGCGGCTTTGTCAAAGTTTCtctttgattgaaaaaaaaaaaaaaaaaaagagtaacgattgatgtggttttgtttgttgGACGGCCAAGATGACAACATgggcaaagaaataaaacagggCTACTGTGGAGTAGTGCTTAAACAATCCAACTagttattgtaaataaaactgaaatcgGCTTTCAGATGTAAATCGACTACACATACAAATATGGCTGAAACAAGCAGAGGTGGAAGAGTACTTAAAAACATTACTGTAGCActacttcataataaaagtactcaagtaaaagtaaaaagtatttggtaaaacgtTTACTCAGGTACTGATCAAATTagcaatcatttaatatttgacAATTACATATTCAGACCaaccaaaatgtaaacataagtggaaattttggtattttaaataccaaaatgaaaataattcatataggtacaaaaaataaaatcagacaaaataaatgtttctttcaacaaaaaactttaacaaaaactgcaggtgtgtgtctggagaatctttggttaaaatatgtttgtttctcattcactgggtaaaacatccagaaattttactcaagtacgAGTGGAAATACTTCATAAAATCACTCAAATAAAGGTGAAAAGCACAGCGCAGTAAAAGTACTTCTAAAGGTAAATTTTTTCAGAATGTTACTCAGGTAAATGTagttgagtaaatgtaactagttactacccaactctggcaacaattaatcgattaatttaatgaaaatattttgaatattctacagatttttttatttaacatcctacacaatattagaaatgcaataaaaaatgcaagtaaacaaattcagttttttagagaggaaaataaatattttattgcctaaaatgcaacaacataacattcctttagtgaatctGACTAAAGGAAGCCAAAACTGCGTCACGTTTGGCCAAAATATATTtagactaaaacatttttatcttaaatgcaaaattttaataaatttagtacattttacttttaattattgctctgaatttaattttttaaaacttctttaTAAACTGTATagtccagttaacgattaatcaattactaaattagttgactattacttcagttattgattaatcgttaaagcagcttgcaaaaatattctgaGATATTACAgtattagtttagtttattagGATTTATTACGACAGTAATACAAATATGCTTCGACTTTGATCCAGTTGTCTGCAACTTTTACGATCGAAAGAGTCCAATTTAAAACttgtttcaaatgttaaatgactcaagaatataaaaacattcaaagactacttgtattttttcatatatatctaatattttatcatttttaagaaaaaaataaaaagcaaagccattttctctttctctttgtgaAAAGCTAGTAAAACACATCCAGTAGTTTTTGTTCCCGTTAAACTTTAAGATATAAAAGTGAATGAGTGTGTGCGACACACCTTTATGTGTTTCTGTTGGtcagaaaaatgtgaatgaaaacaaaagttctcAATCAAAAAATCTCTCACCACTTCGTTTTCAGAGGGCAACTCGAAGACGCATCTCAGCTTGGAATCCATGAGATCTTCGGGCTTTGCATCTTTCCACTGACGGATCAGAAACACGTCATTCATTAACTCAAACTGCATCcagacagatttatttttcccctccatccacacacaaataaacaaacaaacaaacgtaAATGTAATCTCAAACCTTGAAACCCAATAAAAACTCACAACATGCATCTTTTTATCTGCTAAACTGATGCAGCATTGGCCTTACTCTCCTAAATATGTAAACAGTAATGgctcatatttaaaaagaaagaataaaagctaGTTTAGTTGTGTTGCGAAGCgtctgctgccccctggtggacaaATGCGGGACATATCTAAACTAAAAATCTAGATTTTACCCAAGAAACtactaaaaaatacattttacttttaatattttttttgtttttaaagcaatcTAGAGAGCTGAacaatataagaaaaaatatttgaatgcaATTCCCcacataaacaattttttttaatttattgctgaatataaatgtacaaatgtatTGATCCTAGGTATAGATTTGACTTATTTCATGTAATTTGTTCAACATCACTTATGTAATTACAtaaaccagatttttaaaaaaacccataaaaacaatcaaacgtaacaataatagtaatataaagagaaataatgagccaaaatatgaaaatttgaaTCATAACATGTACAAAATAGTTTCTCTTTCAGCCAGAAAAACTATCTCTCTGTTTATTACCAAGTATGGTAAgccatttaattcaaaattaaatattattattaaatactccaccaaataaataatttccccattaaataaaaccaaataaatatgATTTGGTTTTTTTGGGAAGCCTATTTTGTCatagttttattcatttttttatttagttctgcATGATTGATATTAAAGTCTTAATAAAACTGGAACTAATTGAccaatatttaagaaaaaaaatcaatgctgCCAATTTGTTTGGGCAAATTTCtgaatgtttaatattttagcaatttCTTTCACTATGTTTGAGATACGTTTTGTTACATGTGTTCAATAAATTTAGGAATAAAGTCGCTCCAACTAAGGAAACTCTGGCCCTTCatttgaaaatgagaaatacagaacctgaaataaaaacacagaaaataaaagtccttgaaataattaaaatatctttagaaaataaaacaagatgataaaataaacactgaaatgaataaatacaacaaaagtaGCCTACCcatattcaaattttctttacattttatttaatttaatgggaacatttaattatttgatgcagcatttatttattattgattaatattagtatttatttagattattttgaattaattaactcattaaaaatttgatttaagcCTAGATTTAATATGTTAAATGTAAGAGTTGGTGGAAATGTGTTCAAAAGAACCCATTCATACATTGAAttttaacaacaataaacagtaaaaatttgCTCCAAAGTCAAAGGATACAACTTTAAATTCCAACTCTGATCCAATAATcagaattatatttgatatttaaacacattggaaacatttagctgaaaatgaaattaaaaaactaataaatactTACCACGGTGTCATTGTCAGAAACATTTGATGGGATGAAAATCGTCTGAACCATAAATTtgtgtttacttttttcattGGGATCGTAGTCAAAGGGTTGTAGcataactgaaaaaaagagattttattgtataaatagattttaaaaaaactaataactacaaaaataaaagaatattaaatataaacttGAAAACACTGAGCGAATGCTTCAAACTAAGGAACAATCGGAGAAGCTAAAAACAGAAGCTGTCGCTTGATGAGCTCTGGATTGGACGTATTTAAAGACAAATcctgaatttaattttaaatgcaaaatttatatacgttttgtacagttttagaTTAATTACTACGTTGAATATATTGTTGTTGGAGCACATTACTTTTTAGTTGCATACTCCAATTaaggattaattgattactaaattagttgacagttattttactaattgattaatcacaattaattgaATTAGTCGTGATTAATCTGTTCAGTACTTCAATAATTTCCTtgtgttttgagttttcctcccatttaaattaatttctaccttcgccacatgcttgctcaggatgaaaaattgcaataaatgattTACTGTCATCAGTAAATCAGGAAGGAAGCTCAGTCCAAGGAAGCTCAGTCATCAACAGTCATCAACAGTCATCAACTGAGCTTCCTTGGATAACTTTTGGGCTTAAATgctaaattaaactgaactaTACTATGGCTTCAATTGAATCTATACAATATACACTGAATGGACAAGAAtacacatttgtttatttaatttatccaAAAATAAGGGATAAGTAGTATTGTAGTATTCTAGTAAACAAAATGTCATCAAGGTTGGGTACAACGACTGGACTGAACAAGAGTAAACCAGAAGTTTTTggaaggaaaacacacaaaaatcatttttcaatggcagaaatatattttagtttcttaCCAGAGATGTTGACAGCTGCACCTGGGTCGATGACGCCGCTGTTTGGCCGTACGCAGTACCTGCGAGGCGCCGTCGTCTTCACTTTGAAACATACTCGTCTATCAGATGGGTTCTTCAGTTTGAGGTTAGCGGTGACTACATCTGTGAACGGACCTGATACACAcagaacaacacacacacacacacacacacaggttctAGTTCTGTATTCAATGCAACACACACCCGACAAAAGCAATCTGCACATACGTTAAATTGCAAAACATGTATAACGTTCTACAAAGTCAATGCAAATCATTCACTTTATTTCAAGATCGTAACTGACACAAATAAAGGCCTGGAGTGTTTGGTTTCGAGGTTCAAAAGAGACTTtaaaaagatgaacagaaaaatagaaaaaagcaaCTCAATCAGACAGACACGGTCAGAAGGCCTTATTGAATAGCCGGCTTGTTAAGTTGAAGCTAGACTGCAGCGTCTAGCATTAGAGttgattaaatacataaaaagaaagagaactAGAAAGCTtgaaactaaataaagaaaaagacaattgTTTGTTTAATGCTGGTAATATTAAATGAGGCTcaaatcacacaaaaacatgatgCAGAAACACcaaagtttttccacatttttaaaaagttctaacCACAAACTAATTGATTTattggacacacacacacacacacacacacatatatatatatatatatatatatatatatatatatatatatatatatatatattgcgaTATACATATGATCAATATCAGTAGAttcagcattctgggaaatgtaggcaaAGGAAACACTGACTCAACTGACTaactcgctctttggttacctagcaactcactcattctttggttacctagcaacaacctgttgagtaacttgaacagtttcaggtttcaccactgtgcctcataactacttaaaaataaacaccataGAGTGAAACTGTgggtaaaacaggaaaagtcacatcaccagtttggcgatatttaaaacaaaaaacaaatcaataattattgatgaCTGGTATGAAAAGCTTACATTGTgacacatttttcagccatgttcTCCAGCCCTAATTGTAACTTTATATGACAGACCAATTTAAAgtggtttaaaaatatgaaatacgAGGAAAATACAATGGTTTTccaaacttttacaaatttaaatgtgaaatgttttacatgtatttgtattcaaaCCCTCCGTGCCTTCATGAATTAAATTGAAGCGAGAGACGCaatgaaatatgtttgaatGGCCCAAAGATTCGATTGAGATTCTGTGGAAAgacttggaaaaataaaacactttgcaGAACATGAGTCAGGGTTCATTCACACCGACCATGTTTAATCCATTTTAATCTAGCTCTGGTTCGcttgtctagaaagtccagttcgtttggagaggtgtgaatgcacaaccgaaccaaaaaagcaaactctggtcctcctAAAAGCCTTTGATTGATCAAAGGCATATGTGAATGCAAACCGACCGGACACCACTTCAGAAACATGAAGCGAACtttagcgcagggcattctgggtacatggaaacaaaacaaacgcgTGTATCTGGCGCTAGTGGGACAAATGGTTTGtggttcacaaaaaaaaaaaaaatcatataatcGTTGAAATCTATAgcttcttcatttttgtttgcatttcgtgaaggaggaagttcccctgagtgtcttcttcagaggttttgtgttGCTTTACTGAGTAGTTAccggtgcagcgccaccacaggtgaggaggggaacaggttttgcAATTAGTTTGGTTAATTTGACACCAAAccatctgaaaatataacaaatgttgcaactttagTTCCCAATAGAACCAAGTCTACAGGACTAACAGGtgtgaaaatgtctttgtttcaactcttttggaaaataaattgcagACATTTCAAATTTGATAGTTGGTGCAGACATGCCTCAAATAGATGCCAAACTTTTTTTG
Protein-coding regions in this window:
- the vapa gene encoding vesicle-associated membrane protein-associated protein A; protein product: MSKLDQVLILDPPSDLRFKGPFTDVVTANLKLKNPSDRRVCFKVKTTAPRRYCVRPNSGVIDPGAAVNISVMLQPFDYDPNEKSKHKFMVQTIFIPSNVSDNDTVWKDAKPEDLMDSKLRCVFELPSENEVNDVEVTRAAPVINSLKSEPTAAAAVGDDMEVKKLLEKCKRLQSDINKLSEENRQLKDEGMRMRKMQPRPDHMTSNSTNIVGRETSAAFLPSLLVVIAAIFIGFFFGKFIL